From a region of the Heliangelus exortis chromosome 19, bHelExo1.hap1, whole genome shotgun sequence genome:
- the RPH3A gene encoding rabphilin-3A isoform X4: MTNTVVGGSSDRWMCPGDRTMSLRAGSEKEQLPPGWAARGGQGERQRKSVELTDEEKEIINRVIARAEKMEEMEQERIGRLMTRLEDMRRSVLGDGVNRCILCGEQLGPRGSACVVCEDCKKNVCTKCGVETTNSRPHAIWLCKICSEQREVWKRSGAWFFKGLPKQMLPQQMPVSKNKGPQVPSEPSPPQPPAQDPKLPSRAPTRGQAETPAQQDPDGSDTVVGARGSSARGRQGPCGSEDTGGDSDSRDQTAESGVSRSPGVKRTNSMQAPRPPPPAAAGPAPPPGPATPQAPPAAAGRAGPGAASRFPDRQASPALGPPEPGRAGSREERGGGYPVPPGREERPARQPPAPQPPAPQPQEEEEDANSYDSDEGTTLGALEFSLLYDQENSSLHCTLIKAKGLKPMDSNGLADPYVKLHLLPGASKSNKLRTKTLRNTRNPVWNETLVYHGITDEDMQRKTLRISVCDEDKFGHNEFIGETRVSLKKLKANQKKNFNICLERVIPMKRAGTTGSSRGMALYEEEVDRGGDVEERGKILVSLMYSTQQGGLIVGIVRCVHLAAMDANGYSDPFVKLWLKPDMGKKAKHKTQIKKKTLNPEFNEEFFYDIKHNDLAKKSLDISVWDYDIGKSNDYIGGCQLGITAKGERLKHWYECLKNKDKKIERWHTLQNENHVASD, translated from the exons atGACCAACACGGTGGTGGGTGGCAGCTCTGATCGTTGGATGTGCCCTGGTGACAGAACCATGTCCCTCCGGGCTGG aagTGAGAAGGAGCA gCTCCCCCCGGGATGGGCAGCTCGGGGTGGCCAAGGCGAGCGGCAGCGCAAGAGCGTGGAGCTGACggatgaggagaaggaaatCATCAACAGAGTCATTGCCCGGGCTGagaagatggaggagatggagcaggaACGGATTGG gAGGCTGATGACCAGGCTGGAGGACATGCGCCGGAGCGTGCTGGGGGACGGGGTCAATCGCTGCATCCTCTGCGGGGAGCAGCTGGGGCCGAGGGGATCTGCCTGTGTCGTTTGTGAGGACTGCAAGAAG AACGTCTGCACCAAGTGTGGGGTGGAGACCACCAACAGCAGACCCCACGCCATCTGGCTCTGCAAGATCTGCAGCGAGCAGAGGGAG GTGTGGAAGCGTTCTGGTGCTTGGTTCTTCAAGGGTTTGCCCAAACAGATGCTGCCCCAGCAGATGCCCGTCAGCAAGAACAAGGGACCCCAAGTCCCAAGTGAGCCCAGCCCACCTCAGCCACCTGCCCAGGACCCAAAACTCCCCTCCCGGGCACCCACCCGAG GCCAGGCGGAGACCCCGGCCCAGCAGGACCCCGACG GCAGTGACACGGTGGTGGGTGCCCGagggagctctgccaggggcaggcagggtCCCTGTGGCAGCGAGGACACCGGTGGGGACAGTGACAGCCGTGACCAAACTGCTGAGAGTGGGGTCAGCAGGAGCCCTG GAGTGAAGAGGACCAACTCCATGCAAGCCCCACGGCCacccccaccagcagctgctggccctgctcctcctcctggccCAGCAACACCTCAAG cccctccagcagcagcaggaagagcGGGTCCTGGGGCAGCCTCCCGGTTCCCCGACAGACAAG CCAGCCCAGCGCTGGGACCCCCGGAACCGGGccgggctggcagcagggaggagagaggagggggctACCCCGTGCCCCCCGGCAGAGAGGAGAGGCCAGCCcggcagccccctgccccccagccccctgccccccagccccaggaggaggaggaggatgccaACAGCTACGACTCGGATGAAGGCA CCACACTGGGAGCACTGGAGTTCAGCCTGCTCTACGACCAGGAGAACAGCTCCCTGCACTGCACCCTCATCAAGGCCAAA GGCTTGAAGCCAATGGACTCAAACGGCCTGGCAGATCCCTACGTCAAGCTGCACCTCTTGCCAGGAGCCAGCAAG TCAAACAAGCTGAGGACGAAGACGCTGCGCAACACCCGCAACCCCGTCTGGAACGAGACCCTGGTGTACCACGGGATCACAGATGAGGACATGCAAAGGAAAACCCTCAG GATCTCCGTGTGCGACGAGGACAAATTCGGCCACAACGAGTTCATTGGAGAAACCAGAGTTTCCTTGAAAAAACTCAAAGCCAACCAGAAAAAGAACTTCAACATCTGCCTGGAGAGAGTAATACCT ATGAAGCGTGCTGGGACCACCGGCTCGTCCCGTGGGATGGCACTGTACGAAGAGGAG gtAGATCGTGGTGGGGACGTGGAGGAGCGTGGGAAGATCCTGGTGTCCCTGATGTACAGCACCCAGCAGGGGGGTTTGATCGTCGGCATCGTCCGCTGCGTCCATTTGGCAGCCATGGATGCCAATGGCTACTCAGACCCCTTTGTGAAACT CTGGCTGAAACCTGACATGGGAAAAAAGGCCAAGCACAAGACACAGATTAAGAAGAAAACCTTGAACCCTGAGTTTAATGAG GAGTTCTTCTATGACATAAAACACAACGACCTGGCCAAGAAGTCACTGGATATCTCAGTCTGGGATTATGACATCGGGAAATCCAACGATTACATTG
- the RPH3A gene encoding rabphilin-3A isoform X1: MTNTVVGGSSDRWMCPGDRTMSLRAGSEKEQLPPGWAARGGQGERQRKSVELTDEEKEIINRVIARAEKMEEMEQERIGRLMTRLEDMRRSVLGDGVNRCILCGEQLGPRGSACVVCEDCKKNVCTKCGVETTNSRPHAIWLCKICSEQREVWKRSGAWFFKGLPKQMLPQQMPVSKNKGPQVPSEPSPPQPPAQDPKLPSRAPTRGQAETPAQQDPDGSDTVVGARGSSARGRQGPCGSEDTGGDSDSRDQTAESGVSRSPGVKRTNSMQAPRPPPPAAAGPAPPPGPATPQAPPAAAGRAGPGAASRFPDRQGTAGRGWEAPNLPGANGVPPAASPALGPPEPGRAGSREERGGGYPVPPGREERPARQPPAPQPPAPQPQEEEEDANSYDSDEGTTLGALEFSLLYDQENSSLHCTLIKAKGLKPMDSNGLADPYVKLHLLPGASKSNKLRTKTLRNTRNPVWNETLVYHGITDEDMQRKTLRISVCDEDKFGHNEFIGETRVSLKKLKANQKKNFNICLERVIPMKRAGTTGSSRGMALYEEEVDRGGDVEERGKILVSLMYSTQQGGLIVGIVRCVHLAAMDANGYSDPFVKLWLKPDMGKKAKHKTQIKKKTLNPEFNEEFFYDIKHNDLAKKSLDISVWDYDIGKSNDYIGGCQLGITAKGERLKHWYECLKNKDKKIERWHTLQNENHVASD, from the exons atGACCAACACGGTGGTGGGTGGCAGCTCTGATCGTTGGATGTGCCCTGGTGACAGAACCATGTCCCTCCGGGCTGG aagTGAGAAGGAGCA gCTCCCCCCGGGATGGGCAGCTCGGGGTGGCCAAGGCGAGCGGCAGCGCAAGAGCGTGGAGCTGACggatgaggagaaggaaatCATCAACAGAGTCATTGCCCGGGCTGagaagatggaggagatggagcaggaACGGATTGG gAGGCTGATGACCAGGCTGGAGGACATGCGCCGGAGCGTGCTGGGGGACGGGGTCAATCGCTGCATCCTCTGCGGGGAGCAGCTGGGGCCGAGGGGATCTGCCTGTGTCGTTTGTGAGGACTGCAAGAAG AACGTCTGCACCAAGTGTGGGGTGGAGACCACCAACAGCAGACCCCACGCCATCTGGCTCTGCAAGATCTGCAGCGAGCAGAGGGAG GTGTGGAAGCGTTCTGGTGCTTGGTTCTTCAAGGGTTTGCCCAAACAGATGCTGCCCCAGCAGATGCCCGTCAGCAAGAACAAGGGACCCCAAGTCCCAAGTGAGCCCAGCCCACCTCAGCCACCTGCCCAGGACCCAAAACTCCCCTCCCGGGCACCCACCCGAG GCCAGGCGGAGACCCCGGCCCAGCAGGACCCCGACG GCAGTGACACGGTGGTGGGTGCCCGagggagctctgccaggggcaggcagggtCCCTGTGGCAGCGAGGACACCGGTGGGGACAGTGACAGCCGTGACCAAACTGCTGAGAGTGGGGTCAGCAGGAGCCCTG GAGTGAAGAGGACCAACTCCATGCAAGCCCCACGGCCacccccaccagcagctgctggccctgctcctcctcctggccCAGCAACACCTCAAG cccctccagcagcagcaggaagagcGGGTCCTGGGGCAGCCTCCCGGTTCCCCGACAGACAAGGTACAGCCGGGAGGGGCTGGGAGGCTCCGAACCTGCCGGGGGCTAACGGGGTCCCCCCCGCAGCCAGCCCAGCGCTGGGACCCCCGGAACCGGGccgggctggcagcagggaggagagaggagggggctACCCCGTGCCCCCCGGCAGAGAGGAGAGGCCAGCCcggcagccccctgccccccagccccctgccccccagccccaggaggaggaggaggatgccaACAGCTACGACTCGGATGAAGGCA CCACACTGGGAGCACTGGAGTTCAGCCTGCTCTACGACCAGGAGAACAGCTCCCTGCACTGCACCCTCATCAAGGCCAAA GGCTTGAAGCCAATGGACTCAAACGGCCTGGCAGATCCCTACGTCAAGCTGCACCTCTTGCCAGGAGCCAGCAAG TCAAACAAGCTGAGGACGAAGACGCTGCGCAACACCCGCAACCCCGTCTGGAACGAGACCCTGGTGTACCACGGGATCACAGATGAGGACATGCAAAGGAAAACCCTCAG GATCTCCGTGTGCGACGAGGACAAATTCGGCCACAACGAGTTCATTGGAGAAACCAGAGTTTCCTTGAAAAAACTCAAAGCCAACCAGAAAAAGAACTTCAACATCTGCCTGGAGAGAGTAATACCT ATGAAGCGTGCTGGGACCACCGGCTCGTCCCGTGGGATGGCACTGTACGAAGAGGAG gtAGATCGTGGTGGGGACGTGGAGGAGCGTGGGAAGATCCTGGTGTCCCTGATGTACAGCACCCAGCAGGGGGGTTTGATCGTCGGCATCGTCCGCTGCGTCCATTTGGCAGCCATGGATGCCAATGGCTACTCAGACCCCTTTGTGAAACT CTGGCTGAAACCTGACATGGGAAAAAAGGCCAAGCACAAGACACAGATTAAGAAGAAAACCTTGAACCCTGAGTTTAATGAG GAGTTCTTCTATGACATAAAACACAACGACCTGGCCAAGAAGTCACTGGATATCTCAGTCTGGGATTATGACATCGGGAAATCCAACGATTACATTG
- the RPH3A gene encoding rabphilin-3A isoform X3, with protein sequence MTNTVVGGSSDRWMCPGDRTMSLRAGSEKEQLPPGWAARGGQGERQRKSVELTDEEKEIINRVIARAEKMEEMEQERIGRLMTRLEDMRRSVLGDGVNRCILCGEQLGPRGSACVVCEDCKKNVCTKCGVETTNSRPHAIWLCKICSEQREVWKRSGAWFFKGLPKQMLPQQMPVSKNKGPQVPSEPSPPQPPAQDPKLPSRAPTRGSDTVVGARGSSARGRQGPCGSEDTGGDSDSRDQTAESGVSRSPGVKRTNSMQAPRPPPPAAAGPAPPPGPATPQAPPAAAGRAGPGAASRFPDRQGTAGRGWEAPNLPGANGVPPAASPALGPPEPGRAGSREERGGGYPVPPGREERPARQPPAPQPPAPQPQEEEEDANSYDSDEGTTLGALEFSLLYDQENSSLHCTLIKAKGLKPMDSNGLADPYVKLHLLPGASKSNKLRTKTLRNTRNPVWNETLVYHGITDEDMQRKTLRISVCDEDKFGHNEFIGETRVSLKKLKANQKKNFNICLERVIPMKRAGTTGSSRGMALYEEEVDRGGDVEERGKILVSLMYSTQQGGLIVGIVRCVHLAAMDANGYSDPFVKLWLKPDMGKKAKHKTQIKKKTLNPEFNEEFFYDIKHNDLAKKSLDISVWDYDIGKSNDYIGGCQLGITAKGERLKHWYECLKNKDKKIERWHTLQNENHVASD encoded by the exons atGACCAACACGGTGGTGGGTGGCAGCTCTGATCGTTGGATGTGCCCTGGTGACAGAACCATGTCCCTCCGGGCTGG aagTGAGAAGGAGCA gCTCCCCCCGGGATGGGCAGCTCGGGGTGGCCAAGGCGAGCGGCAGCGCAAGAGCGTGGAGCTGACggatgaggagaaggaaatCATCAACAGAGTCATTGCCCGGGCTGagaagatggaggagatggagcaggaACGGATTGG gAGGCTGATGACCAGGCTGGAGGACATGCGCCGGAGCGTGCTGGGGGACGGGGTCAATCGCTGCATCCTCTGCGGGGAGCAGCTGGGGCCGAGGGGATCTGCCTGTGTCGTTTGTGAGGACTGCAAGAAG AACGTCTGCACCAAGTGTGGGGTGGAGACCACCAACAGCAGACCCCACGCCATCTGGCTCTGCAAGATCTGCAGCGAGCAGAGGGAG GTGTGGAAGCGTTCTGGTGCTTGGTTCTTCAAGGGTTTGCCCAAACAGATGCTGCCCCAGCAGATGCCCGTCAGCAAGAACAAGGGACCCCAAGTCCCAAGTGAGCCCAGCCCACCTCAGCCACCTGCCCAGGACCCAAAACTCCCCTCCCGGGCACCCACCCGAG GCAGTGACACGGTGGTGGGTGCCCGagggagctctgccaggggcaggcagggtCCCTGTGGCAGCGAGGACACCGGTGGGGACAGTGACAGCCGTGACCAAACTGCTGAGAGTGGGGTCAGCAGGAGCCCTG GAGTGAAGAGGACCAACTCCATGCAAGCCCCACGGCCacccccaccagcagctgctggccctgctcctcctcctggccCAGCAACACCTCAAG cccctccagcagcagcaggaagagcGGGTCCTGGGGCAGCCTCCCGGTTCCCCGACAGACAAGGTACAGCCGGGAGGGGCTGGGAGGCTCCGAACCTGCCGGGGGCTAACGGGGTCCCCCCCGCAGCCAGCCCAGCGCTGGGACCCCCGGAACCGGGccgggctggcagcagggaggagagaggagggggctACCCCGTGCCCCCCGGCAGAGAGGAGAGGCCAGCCcggcagccccctgccccccagccccctgccccccagccccaggaggaggaggaggatgccaACAGCTACGACTCGGATGAAGGCA CCACACTGGGAGCACTGGAGTTCAGCCTGCTCTACGACCAGGAGAACAGCTCCCTGCACTGCACCCTCATCAAGGCCAAA GGCTTGAAGCCAATGGACTCAAACGGCCTGGCAGATCCCTACGTCAAGCTGCACCTCTTGCCAGGAGCCAGCAAG TCAAACAAGCTGAGGACGAAGACGCTGCGCAACACCCGCAACCCCGTCTGGAACGAGACCCTGGTGTACCACGGGATCACAGATGAGGACATGCAAAGGAAAACCCTCAG GATCTCCGTGTGCGACGAGGACAAATTCGGCCACAACGAGTTCATTGGAGAAACCAGAGTTTCCTTGAAAAAACTCAAAGCCAACCAGAAAAAGAACTTCAACATCTGCCTGGAGAGAGTAATACCT ATGAAGCGTGCTGGGACCACCGGCTCGTCCCGTGGGATGGCACTGTACGAAGAGGAG gtAGATCGTGGTGGGGACGTGGAGGAGCGTGGGAAGATCCTGGTGTCCCTGATGTACAGCACCCAGCAGGGGGGTTTGATCGTCGGCATCGTCCGCTGCGTCCATTTGGCAGCCATGGATGCCAATGGCTACTCAGACCCCTTTGTGAAACT CTGGCTGAAACCTGACATGGGAAAAAAGGCCAAGCACAAGACACAGATTAAGAAGAAAACCTTGAACCCTGAGTTTAATGAG GAGTTCTTCTATGACATAAAACACAACGACCTGGCCAAGAAGTCACTGGATATCTCAGTCTGGGATTATGACATCGGGAAATCCAACGATTACATTG
- the RPH3A gene encoding rabphilin-3A isoform X2, which yields MTNTVVGGSSDRWMCPGDRTMSLRAGLPPGWAARGGQGERQRKSVELTDEEKEIINRVIARAEKMEEMEQERIGRLMTRLEDMRRSVLGDGVNRCILCGEQLGPRGSACVVCEDCKKNVCTKCGVETTNSRPHAIWLCKICSEQREVWKRSGAWFFKGLPKQMLPQQMPVSKNKGPQVPSEPSPPQPPAQDPKLPSRAPTRGQAETPAQQDPDGSDTVVGARGSSARGRQGPCGSEDTGGDSDSRDQTAESGVSRSPGVKRTNSMQAPRPPPPAAAGPAPPPGPATPQAPPAAAGRAGPGAASRFPDRQGTAGRGWEAPNLPGANGVPPAASPALGPPEPGRAGSREERGGGYPVPPGREERPARQPPAPQPPAPQPQEEEEDANSYDSDEGTTLGALEFSLLYDQENSSLHCTLIKAKGLKPMDSNGLADPYVKLHLLPGASKSNKLRTKTLRNTRNPVWNETLVYHGITDEDMQRKTLRISVCDEDKFGHNEFIGETRVSLKKLKANQKKNFNICLERVIPMKRAGTTGSSRGMALYEEEVDRGGDVEERGKILVSLMYSTQQGGLIVGIVRCVHLAAMDANGYSDPFVKLWLKPDMGKKAKHKTQIKKKTLNPEFNEEFFYDIKHNDLAKKSLDISVWDYDIGKSNDYIGGCQLGITAKGERLKHWYECLKNKDKKIERWHTLQNENHVASD from the exons atGACCAACACGGTGGTGGGTGGCAGCTCTGATCGTTGGATGTGCCCTGGTGACAGAACCATGTCCCTCCGGGCTGG gCTCCCCCCGGGATGGGCAGCTCGGGGTGGCCAAGGCGAGCGGCAGCGCAAGAGCGTGGAGCTGACggatgaggagaaggaaatCATCAACAGAGTCATTGCCCGGGCTGagaagatggaggagatggagcaggaACGGATTGG gAGGCTGATGACCAGGCTGGAGGACATGCGCCGGAGCGTGCTGGGGGACGGGGTCAATCGCTGCATCCTCTGCGGGGAGCAGCTGGGGCCGAGGGGATCTGCCTGTGTCGTTTGTGAGGACTGCAAGAAG AACGTCTGCACCAAGTGTGGGGTGGAGACCACCAACAGCAGACCCCACGCCATCTGGCTCTGCAAGATCTGCAGCGAGCAGAGGGAG GTGTGGAAGCGTTCTGGTGCTTGGTTCTTCAAGGGTTTGCCCAAACAGATGCTGCCCCAGCAGATGCCCGTCAGCAAGAACAAGGGACCCCAAGTCCCAAGTGAGCCCAGCCCACCTCAGCCACCTGCCCAGGACCCAAAACTCCCCTCCCGGGCACCCACCCGAG GCCAGGCGGAGACCCCGGCCCAGCAGGACCCCGACG GCAGTGACACGGTGGTGGGTGCCCGagggagctctgccaggggcaggcagggtCCCTGTGGCAGCGAGGACACCGGTGGGGACAGTGACAGCCGTGACCAAACTGCTGAGAGTGGGGTCAGCAGGAGCCCTG GAGTGAAGAGGACCAACTCCATGCAAGCCCCACGGCCacccccaccagcagctgctggccctgctcctcctcctggccCAGCAACACCTCAAG cccctccagcagcagcaggaagagcGGGTCCTGGGGCAGCCTCCCGGTTCCCCGACAGACAAGGTACAGCCGGGAGGGGCTGGGAGGCTCCGAACCTGCCGGGGGCTAACGGGGTCCCCCCCGCAGCCAGCCCAGCGCTGGGACCCCCGGAACCGGGccgggctggcagcagggaggagagaggagggggctACCCCGTGCCCCCCGGCAGAGAGGAGAGGCCAGCCcggcagccccctgccccccagccccctgccccccagccccaggaggaggaggaggatgccaACAGCTACGACTCGGATGAAGGCA CCACACTGGGAGCACTGGAGTTCAGCCTGCTCTACGACCAGGAGAACAGCTCCCTGCACTGCACCCTCATCAAGGCCAAA GGCTTGAAGCCAATGGACTCAAACGGCCTGGCAGATCCCTACGTCAAGCTGCACCTCTTGCCAGGAGCCAGCAAG TCAAACAAGCTGAGGACGAAGACGCTGCGCAACACCCGCAACCCCGTCTGGAACGAGACCCTGGTGTACCACGGGATCACAGATGAGGACATGCAAAGGAAAACCCTCAG GATCTCCGTGTGCGACGAGGACAAATTCGGCCACAACGAGTTCATTGGAGAAACCAGAGTTTCCTTGAAAAAACTCAAAGCCAACCAGAAAAAGAACTTCAACATCTGCCTGGAGAGAGTAATACCT ATGAAGCGTGCTGGGACCACCGGCTCGTCCCGTGGGATGGCACTGTACGAAGAGGAG gtAGATCGTGGTGGGGACGTGGAGGAGCGTGGGAAGATCCTGGTGTCCCTGATGTACAGCACCCAGCAGGGGGGTTTGATCGTCGGCATCGTCCGCTGCGTCCATTTGGCAGCCATGGATGCCAATGGCTACTCAGACCCCTTTGTGAAACT CTGGCTGAAACCTGACATGGGAAAAAAGGCCAAGCACAAGACACAGATTAAGAAGAAAACCTTGAACCCTGAGTTTAATGAG GAGTTCTTCTATGACATAAAACACAACGACCTGGCCAAGAAGTCACTGGATATCTCAGTCTGGGATTATGACATCGGGAAATCCAACGATTACATTG